CAAACATTGCTCACTGTGGCCTCGTAGGCTCTCAGTGTCCACATGGTGGCAATTTTGTCACACCATTAGAAAAATCATGTATTGTTGACAGACTTCAGAAAAACTTTGCAGATGAAGTCAAAATAAGTTGCTCTTGCTTGgttattattttacagttttctgCAATCACTAATTTTTTAAAATCCTTTATTCTACAACATTTCTTACTTGGTTGATTAATATTAATCAAAAATTGTGGAGGACAATGCATAATTTACATTCAAGTGTAATAATTCAGATGTATGAAGCAGAATGAACTGTAAATACTCCAAAGAGTACAAGTACTGCTTTTACACACCCAGCTACTGCTGCTAGACATAGTGTTTTAATAGAGCGTTGTAGCTTTGAGCCCTTTGCATACTAATGGGCTTATTTATATGTTAAACAGACACGATGTGAAGAAATGCAAGTTTACAGGAATGTCGCTCTTAACAATTTGGAAAACCTGACGCTCCTCAAGTAGAGTAGTCCTGCTCCCATTCTCAGTCCGATACGTTCCTCACAGCACGTCTCCCTGCCATGAAAGCAGCTGctaaccctcacacacacacacacacacacacacacacacacacacacacacacacacacacacacacacacactcagtggtGGGGTAATTGAATGTGTATGTCTTGAGTGATTGGCCCGAAGACTCCACACAAGAGAACAATTTAATTTTAACTTTCTGATGGATTGGGGATTTTATTGACTGAATTGCCTTTTCTTCTGCctattgtttttatcttttctcCATCTATTGTTCACTTATGCTTTATTGGATCATAAATACGTAAACTAAACCAGACGGAATCAGTTTATTTACGCACAACAAATACCTACCGCTATTGTTTgtatcatgtttttttgttctttttctcatttcttttttctcaTCAGTGATAAAGTTTCAGCTCCAGGATTGTGCGCGTTCACGAGGCTGCGCCGTGATTGGTGGAGGCACGAGCTCCCCTCGTCGTGAGCGCGCGGCTCTCGGGCGGCTTTATATTGCTCGGCTCTCATGCCGAGCTCTTTACTCCATTCTGGAAGCTCCTCCGCGCGGCTGCGTCCACGGGCAGATAAAAAGCACCGACCTCCAGCTGTTCTCAGACATGTCGCCGAGCGTGTGCGCCGCGCTTTGTTCCCTGTTTCTCCTGCTCGCGACGTGTCGACAGGTGGATCCGCACGATGTCCcggagaagcagcagaaccaagcCAAGAGGCGTCTCTCTCCGCAGAGCGCAGGTGAGTTCAACCTGCGCGACGCTCGCGCCTTCTCCGTGTTTTGACGCACGCGGTGTTGTCTCCGAAGTCTAATATCTCCGCGGACGTTTCACAACGGTAAAAATAACGCATTTCAGCTGCAACTTTGGACTCCAGCTTCCCCGTCGCGTTCCTGCGCGCTTCCTACTGTCAGCGGCTGCGTAAAGGTATATGCTGGCCGTTATTTTTAACTTGTAACCTATATGCGGGCATTTCATTGCACCAATTGAAATAATAGTGTCCCTCGACAGTTGACATTCTGCGTTCGGACCGGCTGCGCGCGCTTCCCCGCGCCGGCAGCGGAGCGCGCCCCACTGTTTGTTCTCCCCGTAGGTGGCTGTAATTCAATGCGCGGCTCCGGCGCTTCGCTCCTGCCCAAGAGCACATtccctcctctccagcagcgCCGTGCGCGGCTGCCTGCGGATGAATGGCAGCGGCCCGGAACCGCAGGGGTCACGGATTTATCTAAAACTGCCCGATCCGGTGTGGATCCATTGTCTATAAATACACACTCCCAGGTTCCAGTTTGTTGCTTTCTACATCCTGAGGTGGTTTGTTACAGTAATGCACACACTGTCCTTCAGTGATGCCAGCGGCGGGTGCGTGTCTGTAAATGGACATGAACCgggtctctctctgttttctgtctctcagCTGAGACGCAGGCTTGTCTGGTGAGTTCAGGGGACGTTGGCTGTGGGATGTTCCAGTGTTTCAACAACTCCTGTGAGATCCAGGGGCTGCATCAcatctgtctgactctgctgcacAACGCCGGCCGCTACGACTCTCAGGGGGGCAGGAGTTTGAAGAAtcagacattttaaaacaaagttttatttgCTGTTTGGTCTCGCTTGTACGGACGGAGGCTCTGAGACGAGTTCAGCGCCCGCTTAGCGCAGATTTACACAAGGCATACTTGgatacatgtttttatttcatttaatccCCTCAGTCATTGCAGTCATTTGGGAGGAATGCTTGGTGTATAAGGAGCTCTGTATAGTTATGCAGGGCACCAGCTAGAGAACAAACTGAGAAGGGGGCTGAAATGGGAGAGGGAACAGCTTGTCGTCTTTACTAGAATAGAAGTGCATGGGAGAGTGATGCGTTTCTAATGTGTCTCCAGCATGAACCTACACAGTGCATGATATTCAATAGGGACCTTTTTGTTGCTGAGTGATTTACTCCGAACTGCagtggtgcttttttttttaatgcttttctgATCAAACTTGAGGATGTTGGTTGAGTGATACTGATGCACGAGGAAGGAGCATCTAAGGACTCCTGGGTGCTGGAGACGGGCAGCTTTACTGACCATCGTCCAGAACGTCCCATTGATTCCAGCTGCTCagtgtctcctcctcttcctcctcttcctcagggcAAGTCATTCGTGAAGGATGCGTTGCGGTGCATGGCGTTGGGGCTGAGGCAGCGCTTCAGCTGCGTGAGCCGCAGGTGCTCGTTGATAAAGGATATGGTGTTCTCACTCCAGAGAGAGTGCTACTCGAAGCACCAGCTCTGCCTGGCGCTACAGGACCACATGGACACCATCGGCAACCTGGTCCAGTTCCACCTGATGTTCCCCCCAGGGTGAGAGGACCCACATTCTGCTTAATAAGtgcatttatttgtttctgtttttattgcaaATCACAGCAGGTTTCTGGGCCTGAAGAACTATTAAGaggattttctttttatttgtagaGGCTGCAGTAGTGTATCATTTCTCACTCCTGCATCGTTAGAAAACGAACAGCAGGTAAACGTCTTCCTGTGTTTACCTCCTACAGCCCGTACTTGGAGCTGGTGAATTTCCTGCTGACCTGTGGGGACGGGGTCAGATCGTGGGTCAGCCGGCGGCTGCGGGGCCAGTGCGAGCACCACTGGGGGGcgctgtgcagcagcttcaccagcGGCTGTGCTCTCAGCCAGTATGACGCTGCCCAGCAcaccacaccaccaccaccacatacCACACCCTGGTCTCTGAATGCTCAGGAACCTCCACACGAGGCAAACGGGGCGGCCGAACCAGACGCCAGGGATGACTGGAATCAGACTGACAATGCTACTGAATCTAGTGTCCACGTGTTTGAGAAACCCAGTGTTACTGCTTCGTAGAACAGGGGGTGAGTCATGCAGCCGTGCAGACAGGGTACACCAAGCACTTATCACTCACTGAGTATGTGCACTCACTGGCCAGCTCACGGGTACATCTGGACTCTTTACGTTATCTAGTGTAAAAGCCTGACCATGAATGTTAAAATAGGATTCATGGTCGAGCTGCTGCATTGGATTATAATTAATTGAACAGGTGTgtctaataaagtggccagtgagtgtgttttatgtaATTTTAATAGCTGAAGCATTTAGTGGTTCTAGTTTTAATTAGCATATAGTGTAGTATTGCTGGTGCAAGAAACATAAGTTATTTAATCCACCAGGTATTTGTGCTTTAACGTTTTTCTTTACATTTGACTGTTCAAGGATGAAAACCAGTTATCTACCTCACTCCGACATAACAGTAATCAGCAGGTGTATCCTGTAGCAACaggcatggacacacacacaagtaaacACTACAGGGAAACTGTGTCTGGCTGGAGTGCAGCTTAGGGCTCTGAAGTCTCTGTCCTACGTTTTAAGTCGGTTGCTGTGTCCGTCTAGAGCTGACACTCTATCAAGCATGATCTTGTAGACAGTTGTGGTGCAGTCTGCAGGAAGGGAAGCACTCTTCGGTTTTGTGTAAATGTATATTTTCGATGTGCTACAGGAATAATGTTTCATAAACACCCCAGGTTTCAAGCtatgttttgtatgtttttttaattgaatctAGAAATGCATTTGTACACAATATTGATTACAATTAAAACTACAATGATGTCACTGAACAGAAGAAGTGTGGTAATTAGTGGTAACAGTTGATCATCAAGTATTAAGCTGTGGTAACAACTCTCCCCAACATTACATTATTTAATGCTACACAAAGAGACATTCTATTTAACAGAACATACTTTGAACACGGCAGACACCTATTAGAAGACCAGTAGTCTGAAAATCTGACTGAACGCCCTTATTCTGGGTACATGGCCTACAAATGTGCAGCAGTCCAGCTTCTTTGCTGCAGAGAAAGGTATAGAGAAAACCTCCCTCCTAAAGTCCAGATGTGTGAACTAACAGAGTGCTGACCTGCGAGCTAAATAAAATAGAGGAGACGTTTCTTAAGGATGTAGAGGACGGTGGCGAAGAAGAAGGGCCAGGGCCAGAAAATGAGCAACTTGTCCGTCAGCTCCCGCCGGTTGTACTTGAGGATCAGCTTCCTCCCTAGGTGGATGGTTCCCGTCATGCTTTTGAACTCCTCGTTTGTTTTCTTGCACCGTCCTGGATGAGGTGACTGTGGTGAGGAGATGGAAAAGCTTTATNNNNNNNNNNNNNNNNNNNNNNNNNNNNNNNNNNNNNNNNNNNNNNNNNNNNNNNNNNNNNNNNNNNNNNNNNNNNNNNNNNNNNNNNNNNNNNNNNNNNNNNNNNNNNNNNNNNNNNNNNNNAAGCTGTTATAACTCTCACTTAGACTTGGACTGATAAACAAAAGTaagttgttttagttttacCCAGAGTGCCGATGCTGTCTTCACTCTGCTTGACTTGCTCAGCCATCATCCTGCTGATGGACATCAGACTCtctgtgatgttgctgctggTTTCTACTAGGCTTTCTTTGGTCACCTTCCTGAGACAAACGGACCCGAGGGAGGATTATTACTACACTTGgaggcatttaaaaaaaaatgtctttttctgttCTACATTTCAATTTGTCAACAAATAAACTACACTTAATTATTCTATATTGTGTTGTAAATACTTGactgaaaacacaggttttacAGTGGTGGAAACTAAAACTACTTCTACTTTTTGTCCTTCCTATGAGTTGACTGAAGCGACTGGTGATATTGCACTTGTGAAACTCAGCATGTAGATGTAATTATGATCATGATCGCCTGTGACGCATAAGTTTGTTTATTGGGAATAAATAAGCCAAAGAGGAATGAAAACCAGATGACGGCAGACTGAAATCAAACTGTGGGTGGAGAGAGGGAACGTCCTGCTCTGCGTCAATAAGTAAGTGGGTGAAGAGGGAAGACAGCTAGTGCACATGTCTGTCTCACCTCTGTCTGGTGCTTGGGCTGTCTCCCCCATGTAGCAGCGTATCCTTCTCCATGTTGTCAATAGCCACTTTACAAGCCAGGTTTGCTTTTCTCCATGCCGTCTGGTTACTGGAAACCACAGAGAGAATCTCAGTAATAttatctttattaaaaaaaacaaaaaaaaaaacaagcatttttaaaaaaatcaagttTTGACAAATTATGAAACTGATAAGTGACTGTAACTATGAGCGTCACTATACAACAGCAAAACTTTCTCCCAAACAAACCTTTAACCTACTTAAGTCCAACCAGATCACTAAGCAATCCCACAATAGGGCCAAGGGTCATCACTGAGAATTCAATAGTTAGCATTACAAACATATTTTCAAAAGGCTGCCAGTATTTACTCTACTGATAGTAAAGTCACACAACCTTCTAACCTAACTAAAAATGGCTGTGGCATAAATACTACTAAGGAAACTTTCACACAGGCAGATTTTTCACCTTAGCATTTGTCTTCGATGGCTCTCAGTCTCTGCCTGGAtggtctgtctgtccatctctCTGTCTTGTTCTTTGGCCATCTGCTCTAGATCCTGAAGATTTGAATAACACATCATATGAAATAGTTTATTATAATGCTGAGAGTCTGTCAGACGCCAAAGTAATTACATGAACTTACTTGAATTCTAAGTCTGAGCTTGTTGAACTTCTGTTTGACCTCAGAGTTAAGTTCCATGAGAGCATATTGAGGTCCAGGGCAATCCCTGATGTCCTGCAGGGAGCGCACACCAGGAATTAGAATAATTAATCAAACAACATTAATTTAATGTAGCAAAAACAAATTGTATAATTTTACATTTTCGGTTTGACTTGAACACCACTGTGGTATTTTCATTCTAAATAATTTATTGTGATCGTTTCGGTTTTTATCTACAGCATATGTATAGTATATCGTCACTGTTGGTACTAACAGCATcgttaaacatgaaacaatgacGACTGTAGATGTTTtggtaaatatttgaatttacGTGCGGAAGGAATTAACTCAACATTAAAACCTCAAGTAGTCATTAAACAAAAATCCATCACTTAAACAACATCAAACAACTGTTAAGTCAATTAATTCCGTATTTAATAGTGTATCGGAGTTGTCGCTGAGCTAAGTTGGCTTCGCTCGATCGTTGAACTTTCAGACCTGTTGATGCGTTCAGACACTAGTCAGTAACAAAACCCACAACATCATGATTAAACCATAGAAACAGGATGAATAGCACTTTCAGTTCTTACCTGAATGAGCGCTTTAATTTCTAGGTCATATTTTATAATTTCTTGTCCACATATTCGGACGTGAACGTCCAAGGAAGAcgccatgtttgtttttgtacggAGAGCTGGAGGGCCAAAAGAGACGTCGCTGGTTTAAAGGCGAAGCATGAAAGTGGCTGCTAAATTTTACGCTATGAAAAGCGTTTATGACCAAAATATCGAATACATAACCACAAGACTTCTGATCATATACACATtactattttaaatattttatttattttgcaagCATTTTGAACTTGTATGTatgatgtgttgtttgtctttccAAAGTTCATCAGATCCATACAACTAAACAACCTTTGGCATAATTGAAAGCATAAAGGCCAAATCAAGAATATTTAAGAAGTAATTAAGCACTAATCCTGATAACATGGGATCAACCTCTTAAAAGGTAAATTCAGGACACTTGAACAGGTGACTTTATATTTATTAGTTCCACCAGCTTTTCGTTTTGACTACATGTCTGAAGCTCTGTATTCACACTGCCTGGTTATATATAGCCTACTATCACAACACACACGAGTCAGGATGGGGTGCTaatggttttattattttgatattaaaaatcaataaacatAATCAGACTGTTGTGGTTACAAGCAGAGTTGTGGTACCAACTCCTGGCTGATACAACAGAGGAAGGGTGACTTAAAAAGATAAGAAAGAAAAACGAggcacaagaacaacaacagagatTCAGGGCAGGTGTCTGCAGGATGACAAGCAGCCAGAGACAAAAGCTGTCAGAAGCTCTGCAACAGAATGACTTGTTACAGTACAAACCAAAGTAATATATTTCAATTTCCACTCATGTGCATTAAACCAACCTTTGTGCCtccaagaaataaaaaacaaaaccatgtaaaacaaaaagaaaaagttagtTGAAACAAATGTATAAACCCAGCACGACATATATTACACAacataaatataacaaatgtCAAGATATTGTTTCTGAACAGGCATATATGTGAACTACAAATATAGACGTCATTGCTAAAGAGAGGATCAAGTTAGTTTCAGCAGGATACACGTTCTGCAGGTTTTGCTTCTTTATGAAATTATAATCACCAAGAGATCTATTGTAGAGCACTTAGCAATGAAGTACAGCCTTCCTACTGAGACTGgggagaggaacacacacaggactAACTACAGAAAGATCCCATGCTGTTGATCTAGTCAAATAAGTTACCATACAAGACCAGAAGCATCATAACAATGGCATGTAGCTGTGGAGCTCAGGGTGACCGATACCTCCCACATCCTCTACATGTTTGGACTTGTATGGGTTTCCTATAAAATCTTCATACTGTCTGTCAGTATTatcaaaagtgaaaaaaggaaacagaacaGATGCTTTAAGATTAACTTTTTCTGTTTGACAAACGTCTCTCGGGCCATGCAATTTGGCAAGTCTGGAAGGTGATGTAAATCATTGCAGTGTTATACTGTATGATGAGTTTgacatgtgtaaatataaaaagaggggttttggttttggttttgtttattatcGAGGGTGAGTTGTtgtcttttgctttaataagaTCAGTCTGCAGAAGAGGAAACAGATCCTCCCCTACTTCGCTCACTGCAGGGGAGGGTGAGGGGTCTCTGCCCACCAGCCTATAGTGGCCCCTGGCTAATGTCAGGAGCTCCCTGACGAGACAACTGCGAACCAAAGCCCTTCtgaaaacaaatcaacacaagACATAAAAAAGCATCCAGAAGGGGCTAAACATCTCTGGCGCAGGTTTACCTAGAAAACTGATCAAAGGTTCAAATACCTCCACCAAAGTAGAGAGTTGGGCGAGGAGCCGACTCACAACAAGAGGAACAAAAGCTGTGGAGCGTCTGACCCTCATCTTACTGCCAAACCTCTGGACAGAAGACTTCATGGGCTTCACAGATCAGAGTTATTCAAAGTCACAGTGAAACTACAAGCTACTGGCGAACACTAGGGCCAAACACAGATTACAGTGAGTAATCAGTCATTTTATATGCAATTAAATTGTCTAACAAATTAACTATTAACATAGATTAGTCGATTAATTATTTGtgaatcattttttaaattaaattaggaACAAATGATGCCTATTTAAATTATAATCTGACGGCTGGTGCTTAACCttgtaattaaagaaaaaattcAAAATAAATTCACAATTGTCTTTGGAACTAATTGTAGCTGCAGGTGCTCAAGCAGCCCTGTACAATATCCCTTTTACACTAACTTGTACATGATAATGTAGCATTGCAAGGATCCTTTAAGTAAATCCAATaacattatgtatttattacaatAGTTTCTGTCATCACTAGTGGACAGAGAAAATAAGGCAAAGGTTTGATTTCACTGTGACTTTGGTTCATATCTGTACATCTGACTTGAAAAGCTCTAAATTTGAGATTCAACAATTTAAACTACAgggcaaaacaaataaatatcaaaGAGCGCATGAACACTGGGGGAAAAGGCAATGAAACATAATTtaagaaaaaattaaaatgtgcaaCAGTTGACAGAGTCAAAGCATAAGTACCAAACCATAATATTAGTTGTACAAAAAGGTTTCAACACAAAAGCAGGACAGTGGCCACACATTCATGATCTTTCTGGACGCCCAAACAACAGGCCAAAGCTCCATCAGACACTcgcttctgtctgtgtgatccTGCCAAGGAAGACTAGTCTACATTcatcagcaaagcagcagcagcagaattatACCTCGCTAAGTCAGCGTACAGCAGTGCAGCAGTCAGAAACGCAAGACTGACCAGAGTCAGAAGTCAACAGAAGGAATAATATGGCTAATACAGCTTCTTGAACACAGCCATGTTAGCACCCAGCCAGTGACAGAGTAGCACCACAGTTTACCTCCATGCTCAGTTTGTCGCTTCATTCGCAACCTGCGGCTCAGTGCCAACACTGACTTCAAGGAGGGTCTGGCACTTCATAATAGCAAAGTTAAGAAATtgagagatgttttttttttcttggttttgttattttttctccTTACTTTCTCAAAAAAAGATCTCAGGAGGCAGCAACACAGTGCTCCATGTCAAAACCACAAAAgaggacgaagaagaagaagaagaatgcatTGTAATTGAAATGCAGGCCCGAgtctccctctgcctcagacACAGTGGAAATTTAGCCTCTCTACACGGACACAACAGCAgtgatagcagcagcagcagccgatacagaaaacacaataacGTGGCGTAGTGGGCAGAGAAAGTTCTAAACAGAGCCAGGTTTCCCAAATCGACAATTTAGTTCACGAGATGTCGCAGATTCTGCCTCGGGGGACATCTTTTCTGTGAAGACAATTAGCTCATATCTGCTATTAAAGGCCGTTTTTTTATACAAAAACGTTTGTATTCTGGGTTAAATTTCACTGGTGCGTTCAAGTTTGGTTGGTGGGAAACGCAGTCCCTTGTTTCTGTAGGGACACCCCCTCCAGACTGTCAGAAGGTGCAGATGTGTGTTCTCGTATTTGATTAAGGCACCTGGTTCAGCAGGCATCGTTttcagaatgtttttttattccctTGTGTATGTAAAAACCAAGTGCAAGGTTAGTAACGCTGTCGTTTGTCTGTTTTAGGACAAACGCTGTAAAGGAAACGGGGGCGCGCGGTAATGACATACTACAACTGTGTCACCAACAGGCTAAACCCAAAACCTACAGTCTCTTTGTGCTCGTTCAATAGCAGCAAGTATGAAATCACTTAACTGAGAGTCCAGTGAGCCCCGAAAGCCAAGCAACAACCTCGTGATGCGATGCCTTCTGATGAGCGGCCAAATTAGTTCCCAATCTCCGAGCAACTCCAGACATCACTTGATTCTCTCCGTGCTCAATGCGGGGGAACGGGCATGCAAACACATCATTCCCACCGCACCGTTTGTCACAAAGTACATTTTCGGTGTGTTGAGTTTACACAGAGGAAACTACTGAGGGTAATAATCCTTATAAGCAACGAGGGCAACACAGGTTCCAACAAAACAAGGATTTCAAGTGCCTCCAAAGACACTGAAAGCCAGACTCTGGGATGTGACATCACAGCGGTTCAGTGGAGCCATATTCAGATTATCTACAAATAAGAGAGGCTAAAAATGAATTGTCCtgattttacaaacacaaaggcaaagATGCATCATAATGTAACTCATTTCATAATGTAGTTCAATGATGTTCATGGACAATTTAAATACTTTATTTTTTGATGAATCCACTTTaagttaatttatttaacaCTCTCATTTCACCTTTTTGAAATGAGACAGTGTTACAAATGTTCAATATTCATCAATGTGGAAGTTGAGCTCATACCAATAAACCTTTTAATAATGCAGCATaataaattaattcattttaCAATCACCTAATTCATAAAGCCCACTGTAGTCTTTGCACAGTGGTATCAAACCCAAGAGTCTGGCttttacaaatgaaacaatggTACAGTGAACAGTAACAATCATACAGGTCAATAATACAGAAAACGCCAACGTCTGCAGTGCAGAGCAAGAACCAGCGTGAGTCCTCCTCCAATTGGTCCAACAGTGAAATCATACAATTCATCGACAGAATGAAAATGAGCAGGGGGTCTGGTCTGACGACCACCAATCACATAGACAAcggtgtgcgtgagcgtgtctGAACTTCAAATCTGGGATTATTCATCGgataatacaaaaataaatcagcACCACATGACAAAAACCCAGTTGGATCCAGCTGGAAGTCTGAATGAAATCCTTCAGATTCAGGTCGTGGTTGCTTGAAACACCGATTTGATGAACGCAGAGAAACGTGGTGACGTCTCGTGACAAGTCTGTTGGCCTGTTTTTCAGTTTGTGTCGAGAGCATTGCACCATATTGATTGACATTGACAATTcgtaacacacgcacatacacacacgcgcacaataTTTTGTACAGAGTAAAGAATGGCGACATTAATTGGAATACACAAATATATATCTTTTGATTTTATATGTCATCACATATGTCAGATAGAAGAACGATATTACCCTGATTTGCTGAAGAGCTTTATGGATCCATTTAGCTTTTATTGTACAAGAGTAGCACAAAGTTACACACTCTAGTAGCTTAATATTTGACTGTATAGGATTCATCAGAAAGAAAAGGAATAAGGAATAGTTTTACTGGCGTGGATTCTCACTCGTTTCCTTGACTGTTAAAATGCCACAGAGTCTTCTGGTTTGAATGTAAAGTTGCACAGCTTGCGCCTATCACGTTAAATGTAAAAACCTGTGAGGACTCGCTCTTGAACCAGCCTCGTGATCGACAGCAAAACACTCACAGTCACGTCAGCCAGCGGCCCTTCAACCACTGTTGACCCCCCAACCGAACCCGGGCGAAATGGTATCTGGAAAAACAAGCGCCGTTTTTCAGATATATTTCACCGCGACTGCTACTTCAGTCAAGGTTGTTTCGAGCCAATCAGGCTGAGTGGTTTTGTTGTTTACGACCATATAGTGGCACCACAACGTCAGAAGCCTGAGCCATTGACTTGTCTGCCGTGTTATTGTTTTGATGTATGTGAAAAGTTATTTAAGAAGGCAATAAGTGTCCGGATTGAGTCTCCATTTGTAATTGGCTTaccatacagtacagtgataTAGTAACTTCTCCCAAGGCGGCCAGGGACAACATCTTTCAAACGAGCTCTTCCTGGCCGCCTTAGGCTAAACCCCTCCTCATTAAGTCACAAGTAGAAATCAGTTTACAAATGATAACAATATAGCTCTCTGGAGAAATGTGTCTACACTGTACATCACCCTGAAGAGGAAGCCAAAGCAGAATCAGTTTTTCCATAGGAAACCTCTACTGAAGGCAAATGAATCATGACGCCAAGGGGGTCAGCATCAGGATCAATGTAGGGGCCCTGGAATCAaaaccctctttttttttttagaagacCACAAATACACTATCCACACAATCCATGACCAGGAAATAGCCATATCCTGTCAAGACACGGAGCCTCTGAAAGCCTGGTAATGATATTCTCTCATACAATAGCTCATATCATCGCACGGCTCCAAGAAACATTTCGATAGAACCCACCCCAGGTCATACACCTGTTTCTTGCTAGTTTTTTTTAGACCTGGCCAAGTCAGGTAATAGACCGATCCTAGCAAGTAGTCGTCAAGTACACTTGCAGCATTCACACCAGGCCTTTTAGCAGCAAtggaaaaaaatgcttttctttttgtttgtttttttccttttttggacaaagtgcttttgttttcaaaCATATAAGATAGAGTattctctatatatatatatatatatatatatatatatatatatatatatatattatatatatatatatatatatatataattatatatatatatatatatagtatatctGCTAtctatgtatatgtgtgtgtgtgtgtgtgtgtgtgtgtgtgtgtgtgtgtgtgtgtgtgtgtgtgtgaatatatatatatatatctaacaTCTAGAAGATACATATTAACTTATAGactatttacaaaaacaagaacTACTAAGAAAATATCTATGGACGGTGGGGGAGAGCAAGTCAAAGGCTACAACTAGACTAAGAAGTCGACTAAGAGTCATTGATACTCATCAT
This Betta splendens chromosome 14, fBetSpl5.4, whole genome shotgun sequence DNA region includes the following protein-coding sequences:
- the bnip1b gene encoding LOW QUALITY PROTEIN: vesicle transport protein SEC20 (The sequence of the model RefSeq protein was modified relative to this genomic sequence to represent the inferred CDS: deleted 1 base in 1 codon); protein product: MASSLDVHVRICGQEIIKYDLEIKALIQDIRDCPGPQYALMELNSEVKQKFNKLRLRIQDLEQMAKEQDREMDRQTIQAETESHRRQMLSNQTAWRKANLACKVAIDNMEKDTLLHGGDSPSTRQRKVTKESLVETSSNITESLMSISRMMAEQVKQSEDSIGTLVTSSRTVQETNEEFKSMTGTIHLGRKLILKYNRRELTDKLLIFWPWPFFFATVLYILKKRLLYFI